A genomic window from Bos javanicus breed banteng chromosome 13, ARS-OSU_banteng_1.0, whole genome shotgun sequence includes:
- the ANKRD60 gene encoding ankyrin repeat domain-containing protein 60 produces MTRKTGQAAAMMRARRGKAAGAGLRAMRRGAAEAATPPGGTIRRDPAAAWPPTPGADSAGPRPHSPQLRSRTRGWNHVGDPQAVNQATDVVPDVFAMRVLLEDSGEMFRVTNCRSNMTVRELKEELDLTAGIPFNLQRLQYLDQGILMDDATLKFHDVIPGGIISLCIWHYDGWTELVLAAVEGDSSKLACLGVAEDTFYRTANSGRFDDRQWKKWISQRAFVALYVASHRGHSEAVQYLLEHGANCQGRSPVGRTPLHVAAAMSRLDCISLLLNYGASINDKDAKGETPMSVARRLNRTQSERRMFLFYWLVKMGTKDPLDPVVNKAFRRVKSGFGTKDSKV; encoded by the exons ATGACGCGCAAGACGGGTCAAGCGGCTGCGATGATGCGCGCAAGACGGGGTAAAGCGGCTGGGGCCGGGCTGCGGGCCATGAGGAGGGGGGCGGCGGAGGCAGCGACGCCGCCGGGGGGCACCATTCGCCGCGACCCCGCTGCGGCCTGGCCGCCCACGCCGGGGGCGGACTCTGCCGGCCCGCGGCCCCACTCCCCACAGCTGCGGTCCCGCACCCGCGGCTGGAACCACGTCGGGGACCCGCAGGCCGTGAACCAGGCGACTGACGTGGTCCCGGATGTCTTCGCCATGCGAGTGCTGCTGGAAGATTCCGGGGAGATGTTCCGCGTAACAAACTGCCGCAGCAACATGACGGTGCGGGAGCTCAAAGAGGAGCTGGACCTGACAGCCGGCATTCCCTTCAACCTGCAGCGGCTGCAGTACCTGGACCAAG GAATTTTGATGGATGATGCTACGCTGAAGTTCCACGACGTTATTCCGGGTGGAATTATTTCATTATGTATCTGGCACTATGATGGATGGACGGAACTGGTTTTGGCGGCTGTGGAAGGGGATTCCAGTAAG CTGGCTTGCCTCGGCGTTGCCGAAGACACTTTCTACCGAACTGCAAATTCGGGGCGTTTTGACGACAGGCAGTGGAAGAAGTGGATTTCCCAGAGAGCGTTCGTGGCCTTGTATGTTGCCTCACACAGGGGCCACTCAGAGGCTGTGCAATACCTTCTAGAACACG GTGCCAActgtcagggaagatcccctgtgggcAGGACGCCCCTGcatgtggctgcagccatgagcCGGCTGGACTGTATCAGCCTCCTGCTCAACTATGGGGCCTCCATCAATGACAAGGATGCCAAGGGGGAGACGCCCATGTCCGTCGCCCGCCGCCTGAACCGTACCCAGAGCGAGCGACGGATGTTCCTCTTCTACTGGCTGGTGAAGATGGGGACTAAGGACCCGCTGGACCCTGTGGTGAACAAGGCTTTTCGGAGAGTCAAGTCCGGGTTCGGCACCAAGGACAGCAAAGTGTAG